Below is a window of Photobacterium atrarenae DNA.
GCGATGCTGGAACAGTTGCCGAGCGTGCGCGATCTGGTGATCATCCCCTATACCCAAACCCTGGACGAACTAACCGCGCAACCAGCCGGGCCAGCAAAGGCGATACAGCCAACGCCTGCGCACGGCGAGACCGCTTACTGGCCACAGATCCTGGAACGCTTTGCGCCGCAGTCCCTGACATTTACCCCGGTGCCGTTTAACCACCCGCTGTATATCCTCTATTCATCCGGTACCACGGGCCAGCCCAAGTGTATCGTGCACAGCACCGGCGGCACCCTGCTCAACCACCTCAAGGAGCACCAGCTCCACAGCAACATCAAGCCGGGTGATCGGCTGTTCTACTTCACCACCTGCGGCTGGATGATGTGGAACTGGATGGTCAGCGGCCTGGCTTCCGGTGCCGGACTGGTACTGTATGATGGCTCGCCCTTCTATCCCGACGGCAACGTGCTGTGGAATATGGCAGAACAAGAATCCGTGAGCCTGTTTGGCACTTCTGCCAAATACCTCGAAGCGCTGGAAAAACAAGGTTATCAGCCGGCGACAACCCATGTGTTGCCCGCACTGAAAACCCTGTGCTCCACCGGCTCGGTCCTTGCACCGGAGCAGTTCGACTATGTCTATCAGTCGATAAAACCTGATCTGCAACTGGCCTCGATTTCCGGCGGCACGGATATCTGCGGCTGTTTTGCCATCGGCAACCCGCTCAACCCCGTCTACCGAGGGGAGTGCCAGGGTCGGGCGCTGGGGATGGATGTCCGGGTATTCGATGATAAAGGCCGGTCCCTGTACCAACAGCAGGGCGAACTGGTGTGCTGTAACAGCTTTCCTAATCAACCGGTCGGGTTCTGGAACGACCCTGACGGCAGTCGTTATCATCAGGCCTACTGGGACACCTTCCCCAATGTCTGGCACCACGGTGATTTTGTCGCGCTGAGCGAAACCGGCGGGCTGATCTTCTTCGGCCGCTCCGATGCCGTGCTCAATCCCGGCGGGGTACGGATCGGTACCGCGGAAATCTACCGCCAGGTCAATCCGCTGCCGGAAGTTCTCGACTCCATCGTCATCGGCCAGAACTGGCAAAACGATGTCCGGGTGGTGCTGTTTATTCAGCTCGCGGAAGGTTATGCCCTGGATGAATCGCTGAAGCAGACCATTTGCCGTCAGATCCGCGAGCACTGCTCTCCCCGCCATGTGCCGGCGGTGATCCTGGCGGTGGATGATATTCCCCGTACCAAGTCCGGAAAGCTGGTCGAACTGGCGGTGCGCAATGTAGTCCATCACCAGCCGGTTAAAAATGTCGGGGCACTGGCAAATCCGCAGGCATTAGAAGCGTTTAAAAATCGCCCGGAACTGCAAGATCACCCGAAATAATCACCGCCAAGGCACTTTTTCGACGCCAAAGGAGTGATATGATGGTCGGATCATGCGAAATAGAGAAGCAGAGCCCGAGATGAAGCGTATTCCGACCAACATTATCACCGGTTTTTTAGGGGCCGGAAAAACCACAGCCATTCTTTCCCTGCTGGCCCGTAAACCTGAAGGGGAAAAGTGGGCCATTCTGATCAACGAATTCGGCAATGTTGGGGTCGATGGCGCCATCCTGGATCAACAAGGCGCCATCGTCAAAGAAGTCCCGGGCGGCTGTATGTGTTGTGTCGCCGGGCTGCCGATGTCTGTCGGCATTAACGCCCTGCTGGCACAAAAGCCGGACCGCCTGCTGCTCGAACCCACCGGGCTTGGCCACCCGAAAGAAGTAATCGCCAAACTGACATCTGAGAGTTATCGTGATTATATCGATCTCAAAGCAACCATTACCCTGGTCGACCCACGCCACTTCGGGGATCCGCAATATACCCAAAACCAGAACTTTCAGGATCAGCTGGCCCTGGCCGATGTCGTCGTCGCGAACAAAATTGATGCCTGCAACGAGGCCGATCTGGCCGCTTTCGAAGCTTTCGTTGCCGATTGTGAACCAACCAAAGCCGCAACGGAGAAAGTCGAACAGGGTGCACTGGACGTCCGCTGGCTCGATACCGAGCGAACCGAACGCCATGCTACCCACAGCCATCACCATCATGGTAGCGACACTGCCGAGCCGCTGCCGGGACTGGAGCTGACGCCGGGGCAAGCCTTCATTCGCCGGGAAAACAACGGCCAGGGTTACCGCAGCTGCGGCTGGTGCTTTGCTGCCGATCAGGTGTTCGATTTTGCCCAGCTGTTCAGCCTGTTCTCGAATCTCAATGCCCAGCGGGTGAAAGCCGTGGTCAACACCGAGCGCGGCTGTTTTGCCTTCAACGTGGTTAATCAGGTAGTCTCCGTTAATGAACTGACCCTGAGCGGCTTCGAGTCACGTATTGAGGTCATCGACAAGGAGCTGCTGCCGTGGGATGAACTGGAGCAGATCCTGTGCTCGATGATTAGCGCACAACCCTGACCCTTGACGGCTCATTCTTCTCTGTTTCATGCTAATAATGAGTATTGAATAAAAGAAAATTCCAAAACCATTGCAACGAAATCGCAAATTTGTCCGGGACTGTCCATCCCCGGACGTCATCACAAGCAAGGAGCAAGTATGCTAAACCCTGCTACTGCGAAAGCAGTCATTGACCATGCGCTATTTCTCGGAGCTGACTTTGCCGAACTCTTTGTCGAGCATCATCAGTCCAGCTCAGTCGAGTTGATCTCCGGCGATATCGACAAGGTCAACTCCGGGATCGACTTCGGGATCGGTGTCCGCCTGTTCTTCGGCCACAAGGTACTGTACGGCTATACCAACAGTACCGACGAAGAAGAGCTGAAACGCGTGACCAGCCTGTTGGCCGCCAAAGATAAACGCGACCAAATCGCCCAGGCCGGTACACTGAATCTCAGCCGTTACACCGATCGCCACCAGTGTCAGCTACCGCTCTCGCAGGGTGCCAGCCTCGACGCCAAAATTGCGTTCCTGCGCGACACCGATCAGGCGGCTCGCAGCGAAGATGAGAAAATCTCGCAGTTTATCGGCCGCATTCTGCAGCGGGAGCAGCAAGTCGAGATCTTCAACTCAACCGGGCTGCATATCGGCGATACCCGCCACTATACCCGTGTTGCCGCCACCGCCATTGCCCAGGACGGCAATGAGCAGTCGACTGGTTTTGAAGCGCCGGGCGCCCTGACCGGCTGGGAATTCAACACCCGCCTCAATGCCCGCGAGCTGGGTCATCAGGTCGCCAGGCAAGCCATGGTAAAACTGACCGCCGAGCACTGCCCGTCCGGTGAAATGCCGGTGATTATCGGTAACGGTTTCGGCGGCGTGATCTTCCACGAAGCCTGCGGCCACTTGCTGGAAACCACCTCAGTCGCGAAAAAAGCTTCCGTGTTCCACGACAAGATGGGCGAGATGATTGCCAACCCGGTGGTCAGCGCTGTCGATGACGGCACCATGAGCCACGAGTGGGGCTCGATCAACATCGACGATGAAGGGATGGAAACCCAACGCACGCAACTGATCAAAGACGGTAAGCTGACCAGCTTTATGGTCGATCAGATGGGCGGACTGAAAACCGGCTACGCGCCAACCGGCTCGGGTCGTCGTGAGTCCTACAAATATGCGCCGACCTCACGAATGCGGAATACCTTTATCGAACCAGGCGACAGCTCCCTCGACGCCATGATTGGCAGTGTCGAGCGCGGCATCTATGCCAAGAAAATGGGCGGCGGCTCGGTCCAGCCCGGCACCGGCGAGTTCAACTTTGCCGTGCAGGAAGCTTACCTGGTTGAAAACGGCAAGATCACCAAGCCCCTGAAATCAGCCACCCTGATCAGCACCGGTCCGAAAGTGCTGAAAGAGATCAGCATGGTCGGTCAGGATTTTGCGCTGGCAGCCGGGATGTGTGGCTCCGTCAGCGGCTCGGTACCGACCACCGTCGGCCAGCCTGCCCTGAAAGTCGATAACATTCTTGTTGGTGGAGGTAACTAATGGCAGATCAACAGACGCTTCAACACGCAATTGATCAGGTTCTGGATCGCGTCGCCGCTGCCGGTGCCGATGCCGACGTGATTGCCAGCAGCAGCAATAACTTTTCCCTCAAGGCCAACGCCGGTGAGCTGGATGAGTACAAAGTCACGTCCGGCCAGGTGATTGGGGTACGAGTGGTCAAAGATCAGCGCATCGCCACCAGCTATTCGGAATCCCTCGAGCCCGCCAGCCTGGATATGATGGTCGAGCAGGCGCTGCAAAATGCCCGCTTTACCAAACCGGATGAGCACCAGGCGATCCGCTGCCATGACAGCAAGCTGACCACAACCGCAGCCGAAATCTACCAGCAGGACACCGCCAGCGTCGATGACAAAATCGCCTTGGCCCTGTCGCTGGAAAGCGGTGTCGTGGCCAAACCGAATGCTTCGTCGGCACCATATAACGGCTTTGGCGAGTCCGACAGCCGAATCATTCTGGCGAACACTCAGGGCACGCTGTGTCAGCATCAGGAGCGTTCGACTTACTGTTACGCCTATACCCTGTACGAGCAGGACGGCAAGCAGTCGATGCACGGCGGCATGTCCTCCGGCCGACGCTTTGACGAGCTGGATCCAGCCTACTGTATCAACCATGGCTACGAGACTGCCAAAGCCCTGCTGGACGGTGCACCGGTGGCAACCGGCAACTATCCGGTGATCTTTGATCTCAGCTGCCTGAGCAGCCTGTTCGGTGCATTCGGCATGTGCCTCTCCGGCCACTCGGCGATGAAAGGGATCAACCCGTGGCGGGAAGCCCTGCAAACCCAGGTTGCCAGCCCGCTGCTGACAATCTCAGATATTGCCTACATTGAGGGCGGCTCAGCGATTAAAGCGTTCGACAGTGAAGGGTATGCGACCACAGATACGATCCTGATCGGTGAAGGCCAGCTGCAAAGCCTGCTGCACAACAGCCATACTGCCAGCTTCTTCGGCATTGACAACACCGCCAATGCATCGCGCTCGGCTAAGGGCGGTTTGGGGGTTTCCTCACGACATACCGTCGTTGCGACCGGTACCAGCTCTGAGGCAGAAATCACTTCAGGCGAGTATCTCGAACTGGTGGAGTTGCAAGGCGTGCATTCCGGCGCGGATGCGGTCAGCGGCGACTTCTCCTTCGGCGCCAGCGGCTTCCTGTGCCGCGATGGCCAGCGCGTTCAGCCGGTGCGCGGGATCACGGTTGCCGGTAATTTTTACCAGATGCTGAAAGCCATTGATGCCGTCGGCGACACACTGCAAAATGATTACGAGCGCGACTTCTTTGCGCCGAAAATCCGTTTCGCCAAGCTGAGTATTGCCGGGAAATAACCGCTGCT
It encodes the following:
- a CDS encoding CobW family GTP-binding protein; this encodes MKRIPTNIITGFLGAGKTTAILSLLARKPEGEKWAILINEFGNVGVDGAILDQQGAIVKEVPGGCMCCVAGLPMSVGINALLAQKPDRLLLEPTGLGHPKEVIAKLTSESYRDYIDLKATITLVDPRHFGDPQYTQNQNFQDQLALADVVVANKIDACNEADLAAFEAFVADCEPTKAATEKVEQGALDVRWLDTERTERHATHSHHHHGSDTAEPLPGLELTPGQAFIRRENNGQGYRSCGWCFAADQVFDFAQLFSLFSNLNAQRVKAVVNTERGCFAFNVVNQVVSVNELTLSGFESRIEVIDKELLPWDELEQILCSMISAQP
- a CDS encoding TldD/PmbA family protein, which gives rise to MADQQTLQHAIDQVLDRVAAAGADADVIASSSNNFSLKANAGELDEYKVTSGQVIGVRVVKDQRIATSYSESLEPASLDMMVEQALQNARFTKPDEHQAIRCHDSKLTTTAAEIYQQDTASVDDKIALALSLESGVVAKPNASSAPYNGFGESDSRIILANTQGTLCQHQERSTYCYAYTLYEQDGKQSMHGGMSSGRRFDELDPAYCINHGYETAKALLDGAPVATGNYPVIFDLSCLSSLFGAFGMCLSGHSAMKGINPWREALQTQVASPLLTISDIAYIEGGSAIKAFDSEGYATTDTILIGEGQLQSLLHNSHTASFFGIDNTANASRSAKGGLGVSSRHTVVATGTSSEAEITSGEYLELVELQGVHSGADAVSGDFSFGASGFLCRDGQRVQPVRGITVAGNFYQMLKAIDAVGDTLQNDYERDFFAPKIRFAKLSIAGK
- a CDS encoding acetoacetate--CoA ligase, encoding MTASSEVEVMDIQNDLQPQLMWMPEKDRIHDSLLYQFMVRLSEQENTLFHDYQQLHHWSVEHSEHFWQEVWDFCGVKGDFQGPITTCPPQSQTPAKDTQWFPHTTLNFAENLLSNWERHAAADAIIFHCEGEPSRRQHLSWQQLYWQTSQFAAYLAAKGIKQGDVIAAYSPNLPQTIVAMLAATSLGAIWTSTSPDFGVDSVVERFGQTKPKLLICADGYFYNGKTHNSLDKVEAMLEQLPSVRDLVIIPYTQTLDELTAQPAGPAKAIQPTPAHGETAYWPQILERFAPQSLTFTPVPFNHPLYILYSSGTTGQPKCIVHSTGGTLLNHLKEHQLHSNIKPGDRLFYFTTCGWMMWNWMVSGLASGAGLVLYDGSPFYPDGNVLWNMAEQESVSLFGTSAKYLEALEKQGYQPATTHVLPALKTLCSTGSVLAPEQFDYVYQSIKPDLQLASISGGTDICGCFAIGNPLNPVYRGECQGRALGMDVRVFDDKGRSLYQQQGELVCCNSFPNQPVGFWNDPDGSRYHQAYWDTFPNVWHHGDFVALSETGGLIFFGRSDAVLNPGGVRIGTAEIYRQVNPLPEVLDSIVIGQNWQNDVRVVLFIQLAEGYALDESLKQTICRQIREHCSPRHVPAVILAVDDIPRTKSGKLVELAVRNVVHHQPVKNVGALANPQALEAFKNRPELQDHPK
- a CDS encoding TldD/PmbA family protein — its product is MLNPATAKAVIDHALFLGADFAELFVEHHQSSSVELISGDIDKVNSGIDFGIGVRLFFGHKVLYGYTNSTDEEELKRVTSLLAAKDKRDQIAQAGTLNLSRYTDRHQCQLPLSQGASLDAKIAFLRDTDQAARSEDEKISQFIGRILQREQQVEIFNSTGLHIGDTRHYTRVAATAIAQDGNEQSTGFEAPGALTGWEFNTRLNARELGHQVARQAMVKLTAEHCPSGEMPVIIGNGFGGVIFHEACGHLLETTSVAKKASVFHDKMGEMIANPVVSAVDDGTMSHEWGSINIDDEGMETQRTQLIKDGKLTSFMVDQMGGLKTGYAPTGSGRRESYKYAPTSRMRNTFIEPGDSSLDAMIGSVERGIYAKKMGGGSVQPGTGEFNFAVQEAYLVENGKITKPLKSATLISTGPKVLKEISMVGQDFALAAGMCGSVSGSVPTTVGQPALKVDNILVGGGN